A portion of the Lolium rigidum isolate FL_2022 chromosome 1, APGP_CSIRO_Lrig_0.1, whole genome shotgun sequence genome contains these proteins:
- the LOC124685025 gene encoding enolase 1: MAAVTIQSVKARQIFDSRGNPTVEVDIGLSDGSFARGAVPSGASTGIYEALELRDGGSDYLGKGVLKAVSNVNTIIGPALIGKDPTEQVDIDNFMVQQLDGTSNEWGWCKQKLGANAILAVSLAVCKAGAMVKKIPLYQHIANLAGNKTLVLPVPAFNVINGGSHAGNKLAMQEFMILPTGASSFKEAMKMGVEVYHNLKSIIKKKYGQDATNVGDEGGFAPNIQENKEGLELLKAAIAKAGYTGKVVIGMDVAASEFFSEKDKTYDLNFKEDNNDGSHKISGDSLKDLYKSFVSEYPIVSIEDPFDQDDWATYAKMTAEIGQQVQIVGDDLLVTNPTRVAKAISEKTCNALLLKVNQIGSVTESIEAVSMSKRAGWGVMASHRSGETEDTFIADLSVGLATGQIKTGAPCRSERLAKYNQLLRIEEELGEAAVYAGANFRAPVEPY; this comes from the exons ATGGCAGCGGTGACGATCCAGTCGGTGAAGGCGCGGCAGATCTTCGACAGCCGCGGCAACCCCACCGTCGAG GTGGACATCGGCCTCAGCGACGGGAGCTTCGCCAGGGGCGCGGTGCCCAGCGGCGCTTCCACTG GAATATACGAGGCCTTGGAGCTGAGAGATGGAGGATCTGATTACCTGGGCAAAGGTGTTCTCAAG GCCGTGAGCAATGTAAACACTATAATTGGACCGGCGCTGATTGGAAAG GATCCAACTGAGCAGGTTGACATTGATAACTTCATGGTCCAACAGCTTGATGGAACCTCCAACGAATGGGGCTGGTGCAAACAGAAG CTTGGGGCAAATGCTATTCTCGCGGTGTCACTTGCAGTGTGCAAAGCTGGAGCCATGGTGAAGAAGATTCCACTTTACCAG CATATTGCAAACCTCGCCGGAAACAAGACACTTGTGTTGCCTGTGCCTGCCTTCAATGTGATCAATGGAGGTTCTCACGCTGGGAACAAGCTTGCCATGCAG GAGTTCATGATCCTACCAACTGGTGCCTCCTCGTTCAAGGAGGCCATGAAGATGGGAGTTGAGGTGTATCACAACCTGAAG AGTATAATCAAGAAGAAGTATGGACAAGATGCGACAAATGTTGGTGATGAAGGTGGCTTTGCACCTAACATTCAG GAAAACAAAGAGGGCCTTGAACTGTTGAAGGCCGCTATAGCTAAGGCTGGCTACACTGGAAAA GTGGTTATTGGAATGGATGTTGCTGCTTCTGAATTTTTCAGTGAGAAGGACAAGACTTATGATCTCAACTTCAAAGAGGAT AACAATGACGGTTCACACAAGATCTCGGGCGACAGTCTGAAAGATCTGTACAAGTCCTTCGTTTCTGAGTACCCTATCGTGTCAATCGAAGATCCGTTCGATCAGGATGACTGGGCCACCTACGCTAAAATGACAGCTGAGATTGGGCAGCAAGTGCAGATCGTAGGAGATGACCTTCTTGTTACTAACCCCACG AGGGTTGCCAAGGCAATCAGTGAGAAGACCTGCAATGCTCTTCTCCTGAAG GTGAACCAGATAGGCTCAGTGACGGAGAGCATTGAAGCCGTCAGCATGTCCAAGCGTGCTGGGTGGGGAGTCATGGCAAGCCACAGGAG TGGTGAGACGGAGGATACCTTCATCGCCGACCTCTCGGTTGGTCTAGCTACG GGCCAGATCAAAACAGGAGCTCCCTGCCGGTCTGAGCGTCTAGCTAAATACAACCAG CTGCTGAGGATCGAAGAAGAGCTTGGAGAGGCAGCGGTGTACGCCGGAGCAAACTTCAGGGCGCCCGTGGAGCCTTACTGA